From the Cryptomeria japonica chromosome 2, Sugi_1.0, whole genome shotgun sequence genome, one window contains:
- the LOC131073807 gene encoding probable linoleate 9S-lipoxygenase 5, producing the protein MKIEGTVVLRKASLMDAKDYSASFGDRAAELLQRKVFFQLVSCDQTDNETGKGKASPHKAALDWNWPGLGTVVTDTTHKITFEWPTDYGTPGAILVTNKHAREFYLKHVCIHLPDQGDVNFLCDSWSYLPSKTPVGLVGWRGEELVKMRGNGTGKREPWDRIYDYDVYNDLGDLENGKNLERTILGGSADFPYPRRCRTGHHAYESRKQEWKLSALISPGFYIPADEKFPQASLSDFRAHFFKAFSKKFISDLVTNLNVVKNHFGNLKEVKSLYSKGLNMPADITISLAKAVVPFQMIKGILDTNDQAVLKFPKPNIINRDDNAWRTDEEFARQTLAGINPMVIKRLERFPPYGNQNPQIYGPQKSSITEEHLLPYMDKMSVEKAIENKRLFIMDYYDAYMPYVERINNLETSKVHTSRTIFFLGGDGTLRPIAISCVCLPQLWDMVTTASSLRTMLKKTRDGCGSWPKLMCDPTILVITR; encoded by the exons ATGAAGATTGAAGGCACTGTAGTTTTGAGAAAAGCATCGCTTATGGATGCCAAAGACTACAGTGCTAGTTTTGGAGACAGGGCAGCCGAGCTCCTGCAGAGAAAGGTGTTTTTTCAACTGGTCAGTTGTGATCAAACAGACAATG AAACTGGCAAGGGTAAAGCTAGCCCTCATAAGGCTGCCTTAGACTGGAATTGGCCAGGCTTGGGAACAGTTGTTACGGATACAACCCACAAAATCACTTTTGAATGGCCCACTGACTATGGGACTCCTGGAGCTATACTAGTCACAAACAAGCATGCTCGAGAGTTTTATCTCAAACATGTTTGCATTCATCTTCCTGATCAAGGAGATGTTAATTTTCTCTGTGACTCTTGG AGCTATCTTCCTTCGAAAACACCAGTAGGGCTTGTGGGTTGGAGGGGTGAAGAGCTGGTAAAAATGAGAGGAAATGGTACTGGGAAGAGGGAGCCGTGGGATCGTATTTATGATTATGATGTTTACAATGATCTGGGTGACCTTGAGAACGGGAAGAATCTTGAGAGGACAATTCTCGGAGGATCCGCCGACTTCCCATATCCGCGGAGATGCAGAACTGGCC ATCACGCTTATGAGAGTCGAAAGCAGGAGTGGAAATTGTCAGCACTTATATCGCCAGGCTTCTATATCCCGGCAGATGAGAAGTTCCCTCAAGCCAGTCTTTCTGACTTTCGAGCCCATTTCTTCAAAGCTTTCTCTAAAAAGTTCATTTCTGATCTTGTCACAAATCTAAATGTAGTGAAGAATCACTTCGGCAATTTGAAGGAGGTTAAAAGTCTCTACAGTAAGGGACTTAACATGCCAGCTGATATTACAATTAGTTTGGCCAAAGCAGTCGTTCCCTTTCAGATGATAAAAGGGATTTTGGATACAAACGACCAAGCGGTCCTAAAATTTCCAAAACCCAATATAATAAACA GGGATGATAATGCATGGAGGACAGACGAAGAGTTTGCTCGTCAAACACTTGCAGGGATCAATCCTATGGTTATTAAACGTTTGGAG CGCTTCCCGCCATATGGCAATCAGAACCCACAAATTTACGGTCCACAGAAGAGTTCAATCACTGAGGAACATTTGCTTCCTTACATGGATAAAATGTCAGTGGAAAAG GCCATTGAAAATAAAAGACTGTTTATAATGGACTACTATGATGCATACATGCCCTACGTGGAACGCATTAACAACCTTGAGACAAGCAAAGTCCATACCAGCCGCACCATCTTCTTTCTTGGGGGTGATGGAACCCTAAGGCCTATTGCCATCAGCTGTGTTTGCCTCCCACAGCTGTGGGACATGGTGACAACCGCGTCTTCACTCCGAACTATGCTCAAGAAGACAAGGGATGGTTGTGGGAGTTGGCCAAAGCTCATGTGCGATCCAACGATTCTGGTTATCACCAGATAG
- the LOC131053535 gene encoding linoleate 9S-lipoxygenase 1-like encodes MDINRAARESLINAEGIVEKCFSPGKFGMDISSKAYIDWKFNEQGLPTDLKKRVMATENGAGGLELVIKDYPYAVDGLEIWDALKSWVLEYLSLYYSGDDSVESDEEVRAWWKEIREVGHGDKKREEAGWYKMKSLKDLKEAITTLIWVTSAHHAAVNFSQYDYAGFMPNLPSTTRKLVPLKGSDQYSELLKDPEAFFLKTLTDPRTATTTMAVLEILSRHSTDEVYLGQGSTKEWVDDNRVYEAFQKFHQNLLGIEKKITARNEDPNLKNRCGAAKLPYTLLFPNTSDVTKAGGLTFKGIPNSISI; translated from the exons ATGGACATCAATCGTGCAGCTCGTGAAAGCTTGATAAATGCGGAAGGCATTGTCGAGAAATGTTTCAGTCCAGgcaagtttggaatggacatctcTTCCAAAGCATACATCGATTGGAAATTCAATGAGCAAGGTCTACCAACTGATCTGAAAAAGAG GGTTATGGCTACAGAAAATGGAGCAGGTGGGCTGGAACTTGTGATTAAAGATTATCCATATGCTGTTGACGGGCTTGAAATATGGGATGCCTTGAAATCCTGGGTTTTGGAATACTTATCACTTTATTACAGCGGTGATGATAGTGTAGAGAGTGATGAAGAAGTGAGAGCATGGTGGAAAGAGATCAGAGAGGTTGGGCATGGAGACAAGAAGCGTGAGGAGGCAGGATGGTACAAAATGAAGAGCCTGAAAGATCTGAAGGAAGCAATTACAACCCTCATCTGGGTTACCTCTGCTCACCACGCTGCGGTGAACTTCAGCCAGTATGACTACGCTGGATTCATGCCCAATCTCCCCAGTACCACCCGTAAGCTTGTTCCACTCAAAGGATCGGATCAGTATTCCGAACTCCTCAAGGACCCAGAAGCATTTTTTCTCAAGACTCTTACAGACCCTAGAACAGCCACTACTACCATGGCTGTGCTGGAAATTTTGTCAAGGCATTCCACCGACGAGGTATACTTAGGCCAGGGTTCAACCAAAGAATGGGTTGATGACAATAGGGTTTACGAAGCCTTTCAAAAATTTCACCAGAACCTGTTGGGTATCGAGAAAAAGATTACTGCTAGAAATGAAGACCCAAACCTGAAGAACCGATGTGGTGCCGCAAAGCTTCCCTACACACTGTTGTTTCCAAACACTTCAGATGTAACCAAGGCTGGTGGTCTCACCTTCAAGGGAATTCCTAACAGCATTAGCATATGA